The Theobroma cacao cultivar B97-61/B2 chromosome 2, Criollo_cocoa_genome_V2, whole genome shotgun sequence genome includes the window GTGAATGGGAAGTAAGATGGCAGTTGGTGtttgtattttgattgatCTGTTGCTGCAGTTTCTCATAGGATCTCGGACATTTCTACTTTCTGAGATTTATGTACTACAGAATTCTAACTGTTTTGTTGGGTCATTTTTGCCAGCAAGAGTTTTGTGGGATTGGTTCCTTGTTTGACGCATTACTCTGGATGGATCTATTTAGCTAAAAACgtttttgttttaataatCTTTTTGAGCTAGCTAATATGGTTTTTGAGTATGCTAAAGTTAGTCTTggcaaaaaaacaaaaaatgcaaGTTAGTTTGTTGTGTCAATTATCATCTATTCGTACCAAAACAATGCAGATCATTTAGATTGACTCTTTGTTTTGGTCCAGGACTAGTTCTCTAGATCACTTTCCCTTGTTAGATATAGTAGTTTTGGCATGTCATTTCGCATGCTAAACATATTTAAGACATTTGGGAAGTAGAAATCTAAAGTGAAGAAAGGTTAGTGCAACTTTGGTAGCTCTGTAAGGACTGAGTAATTTAGCCTCTAAGGAAGTAGAATGGTAATTCCAGACttaaaaaatgacaagtgattGCTGGTTTGGTTTTATGATGTGGTAGTATATGCTTCTCTTGTCTTGGAAACATGCCTTGAACAACATATGAGTGTTTTAAATGAAGGGGGTTATATAATGATGATATATCTTATTTGTTCTTAGGGCTAGCTTGGAGGTTTAATCACCTCATCTCTGCAGTGACATATGGTTTGTTTTTGTATACACCAAATATGTGGTTTAGAAGGGTTATGCATGTAAATTATATGCAATTGAGGAAAAATAGTTTGGtatgttgtttttattcttAACAGCTGAGTGAGCATATTAGGATCATACTTCTCTAGTGATGAGGATTACTCTTTGGCCCTGTATGCGTTAGTAGTTTTGGGCATCTTTTGAAGTTGTAGGATAGAAAGAGGAGAAAGAGGTGTTTAAGAACCATGCATCATAACTTTAAGGGAAATGAATTGATCCAtaataagagaaagagaaaaaatggaTAACCAATAGGAATACTTATCATAAGTGGTGTGCTTCTGTCATGCTACCATTTGCTTTGTGCTATAGGTTATCAGGATATAGAAGTAAAGAGTACATTATCATGAGACTAGCAGTGGATAACTATCACTGGGGAAAAAAGCATGGTTCTTTATAGATGCAGAAGATCTAGAATTTATGTTGATGTAAAGCAACAATTTAAAGATGTATTTGATCCTGTAAAAATTATGAGTGCTAGGTTAATATGCAGTGGCAATGTTTATGGGGCTAGGCCATTCCAGATGAGATAGTCTAATGCTGGATATGCCAAGTTGCGAAATGAAGctacaatttttatttattagctTTTGCTTTGCAAAGTTCCTTCTATGTGCTGGATCTATATGGACTATGTTTACTTTCTCTGCTTGCCTTAAACTGAATTGCAGCTGATAAATCCTGCTTTAAATCATAGAATAACTGTTGCCTGGACAAAATCTGGTAGAAAGGTTGTACTGGCATGTGGGAAAGCCCATTAAGATAGTACATACCTTTAAAGGTTGGATGGTGTAAGATCTCATGGATTATTAATTCAAACACAGTAACCTAGTTTCAAAGGTGCTCTTAGACTTTGTCTACTGTTATGAATATGATGTGTCAAGGGACCTCAGTTTCACATTGCATTTGGTAATTCCTCGATTTTGTAGAAGATAGCAGCAACATCATTTGgtgttggtttttcttttttttttgttctctctctctctttttctttttgttgtttgtttAGTAGTATAAAGTCTTCTCGTGTTATGGCATCTGTTTGCTTTCCTGCCCACACTGTGTTAACACTTAAACTTACCggaaaaaattaagaaacaaAAGTGAAACCCTTTGGCTTTTTTAAGCCACAGAGTAGATGGAGTACATTGTCTTGCATTATTGAAATTTGGCATGACCCAAATCATATGACtagataatatttttaggataccTCTAGTCATATtactaaattgaaatagaAATACTCTTTTGTGCCCCTCCATTCAATTGTGAAGTTGACAAATATGTGTTTGTGTTTTTGTCTGCAGAGACCTTATCGACATGACAGAATTATGGAAGGCCTGAACATCACTGATGAAATGTTAAGCCCCAACTCTGTCACTAGGCAACTTAGCGACCAAATTTCTCTTGCAAAGGCTTTTGTTGTGATAGCAAAAGAAAGCAACAATCTTCAATTTGCTTGGGAATTAAGTGCCCAGATCCGTAATTCACAGGCCCTTCTGTCAAATGCTGCAACTAGGCGAACCCCTTTGACAGTTCCAGAATCAGAGACTGCAATTCGTGATATGGCACTTTTGCTCTACCAAGCCCAGCAACTCCACTATGACAGTGCAACAATGATTATGAGATTGAAAGCCAAAATCCAAGCTCTTGAAGAACAGATGAGTTCAGTAAGTGAGAAAAGTTCGAAGTATGGACAAATAGCTGCTGAAGAAGTCCCCAAAAGTCTATACTGTCTTGGTGTTCGGATGACTACAGAATGGTTTGGAAACCCAAATTTACAAAGGAAACTCAGGGAAAGAAAACACTTGGAAGCTAAACTTAAAGATAACAGTATGTATCATTTCTGTGTCTTCTCTGATAACATCCTTGCAAGTTCCGTGGTGGTTAATTCAACAGCTTTAAATTCCAAAAATCCAGATAAGGTTGTCTTTCATCTTGTAACTGATGAAATAAACTATGCTGCAATGAAGGCGTGGTTTACTATGAACAGTTTTCAGGGAGTGACTGTTGAGGTTCAGAAGTTTGAGGATTTCAAGTGGCTGAATGCCTCTTATGTTCCAGTTCTTAAGCAGCTCCAAGATTCTGAGACTCagagttattatttttctggCCATAATGATGATGGTCGGACTCCAATCAAATTCCGAAATCCTAAGTACCTCTCAATGCTTAATCATTTGAGGTTTTATATTCCTGAAGTTTTTCCAGCACTGAAGAAAGTGGTGTTTCTTGATGATGACATTGTGGTTCAGAAGGATTTGTCTGGCCTATTTTCCATTGATTTGAATGGCAATGTTAATGGAGCAGTTGAGACATGCATGGAGACATTTCACAGATATCATAAGTACCTGAACTACTCTCACCCTCTTATAAGAGCACATTTTGATCCTGATGCATGTGGTTGGGCATTCGGGATGAATGTTTTTGATTTGGTTGAGTGGAGGAAGAGGAATGTGACTGGCATCTATCACTATTGGCAAGAAAGGAATGTGGACCGGACATTGTGGAAACTTGGGACACTCCCACCTGGACTGTTAACATTCTATGGATTGACAGAGGCACTGGATCCCTCATGGCATGTGCTGGGGCTGGGCTATACCAATGTTGATTCTCTGTTGATAGAGAAAGGGGCTGTTCTGCACTTCAATGGGAATTCAAAGCCATGGTTGAAGATAGGGATAGAGAAATACAAGCCCCTTTGGGAGAAGTATGTTGACTATTCTCACCCTTTATTGCAACAATGCAATTTTCATTGATAAATTGCCATGGGAATCTGTAGTCTTCCACGACAAGTTCACTGCCTTAGAAGCTtcaaattttgaggtcaagtATGCTTGTACAATTTTAAAGAGGTCAAGCATGGCTGGTGGTTGTAACATGGTATTTAATTCATTTCAACTAGCTTGTTGTAGTATAGATTGTTCATTCAACATCAATTATTTAAAGATCCTTATtaacaaaacaattttgatctATATCATTTAGGTCAAGCTGTAAACTTATACCATGGTAATCTACAATCCAATCGACCTTCTTTCCAAGTTTAATCATATGCTTATGTTTGCTTTCTAAGTATGGAATCTCTGATCCAATGAATAATGTTCGTTTTATTGTTATGATGTTATGATTAAATATGCATCTGGCTTATCTTATGCTTTTCCTTTGGATATCATTTGGTTAGATCAATTAATGTTATGTAAATTCACATTATTCTTCAAGATAGCTGAACATGCATCACTTGCTTTGGTGCATTTGTGTTTCCTATCTTATTCAGATAGTTTGTATTTAGAGCTTATTTGGTCtgttttttttctaatttaaaaGTCATTATAAagcttttataaaaaataatagcttttaaaattaaattaaaattatttgataaagtttttttataagtttttttttataagttataattttagttaaaattatgataGAGAACATTTCACTTTTTGAGAtagtaatattgtaattaattttaacaaatgagaatatttttgaaacaaaaataaaaattttcttgtatttaaaaaaaaagagaaggaaaaactTCTTATAGGagttttttttggatttttttttaaatttttttaaaatttatagttgactttatttttatttttaagaggtaaataaatttaaaaaaaaatcaaatcaagcaAGCAATGATTCCCACGTTGATGGTGTCTTAAATTTCCAAGTTCCTTCTCATTGTTATGGGGGAGAATAAGAGTTAGGAATAATGAAGTGAATAACGTTAAATGCATCATAAAATCTCAGACCTCCTTAAACAGCCGACATGTTGAAAAGGATTGTGGGACTGGGACATCAGTCTTTTTGCATCTCAATCTGTTCTACATCAGATGACGACAAGTTTTAACTTTACCATTGTTTCGTCTTACCGAATGAGGAATAACAACAGAAGAGGGCAAGGACCAGGGGAAGATTCTATTCgttaatttttgtcaaataaaaaatttgttctACATCAGCACGCAAGCAAGTCGTTGTAGTATAGTGGTTAGTATTCCCGCCTGTCACGCGGGTGACCCGGGTTCGATCCCCGGCAACGGCGAACCCGCTTTTTATTTGTCTCTGAAACACCGAATCACTGCTGAGTGAAGCAGACAAGCAGCTCTGTACctccaaaaattaataattggaTATTTTCCTCAACTCTCCTCGGTTTATCTGCCCGTACGTTTTTGAGTTATTTAGCCACATGGCACAAGGTCCAGAATGCCggcaccaaaaaaaaaaaacagaacagAAGAGAGTCCTTGTAGAACCACAACACTGCCACTCGTCACTCTTGGAACTTGTCTGGTAATGCCCAATGCAAAGGGCATATCAATAATTTCAGTTCCTAAGACctttgaataattaaatccCATATTCCCATGTCCCTCGCCGGCCAAACTCTCTCtaatctttttctattttgccGCCACTTTCAaatgtttgtttttcttctcatCCATTTCCCTGACGCATGCAAACACTGCACTTGTCAAATCTTCCCTAATTTCTCTCCGATTGATCTCTCTCTTTTCCGAAACCATGAAAAGTGACGATGAACGAGCGGTGGCACAGCATTCTCTGAAGCCGAGAAGATCCAAGTCCCGTGAGGTTTGCTCTCGCTTCCTTTCTCCAACCTCAACACCGCCTCATGATTCTGGACTCGGGTCTCCAAACAAAGCCTTGTCCCCTCGCCGACGCAAATCCACCTCCATTGACACGAGAAAACATCGCAGCCTTGAAGAGCCCAGCGGCTTACTTCGAGGCCTATGGCCTTCATCCACCCCTTCTACCTCTTCAACATCAAATGGAAAACTCGATACTCTGGCCGATCATCTTGGAAACGAGAGGCTTAACGATTTTCTCGAGCGAAAAAGCCATGAGCAAAGAACGAATAACGGATCCTTTTCACTTAGTAGGCAAAGAAGTCATACGGAATTCAGTAGGTTTGTTGAGAATGAGAAACAAAGTGCTAAAGAAAATCACAGACCTTCTCTTGGTCTTGGGGGATCCATGAGGTACACGGCTAAGCTTGGGTTTCCCAAAAAACCATCGTCGTCGTCAacatcatcatcttcttccCCAAATATTTTGCCTGGAAGATTTTCTGTCGATGAGAATGTTCTTTACAaaagatcatcatcatcatctcaaaAGAAATCAGATTTTTGGACGAATGataattttgttcttgattctGAATCTGAGTTTAGTGACCAATGTTCAGCCTCAAATAATAATTCTCCAGCCATAACAAAAACTAATTCTTCTCTGAGTTCTAGAAAATGTGGTATAGATGTTTCTTCCAAGTATTTGCAAGAGGTACCGACAAGGAATAGACCAAGAGGCACTACTTCGGATTCAAATATTCTTAATCCGGTGTCAGCTGATAGTTCTCCAAAGGTGAACAAAAAGTTTACCATTAAAAACGCCATAAGAAGGGCTAATTCACTCACAGGACATGGTACTGCTACTTCACAGTGGGCGTTATCACCAGGACGGTCAGGATCTCCACCAATGTCAGTTGAAAACAAGGTTGTCAAGCCAATGTCATTTTCGAGTTTGAAACCGCCTACTAGTCCTTCCAGAAACAGGGGCGTGGAGAAATTGTTGAATTTGGGATTAATGGATTTGTTCAAGAGTAAGAAGTCTTCCGCTTTGCAAGTGGGTTCGGGTGATGTGGAAAGTGTTCATCAACTGAGATTGATCCATAACCGTTTGATGCAGTGGCGTTATGCAAATGCTAGAGCTGATGCTGTGAATAAGAACACTAGTAATCAAGTTGAGGTACGTACACTGTGTTGTTACTCatatgaagaaagaaaaagtatcAAATTCGGTATAATGGAAAGGTTAATTAGATTTTAGTAATTACTAGGAGTAGAATACTTATAGGACAACACCGGATAAAGATGTATAGTCAAATACTAATAACTTAAGTAACAGTTGGCATGccattatatatatgtttgacTCCAAAGGCAACCAAAAATCTACTGGAATTTGGTACATCATGTCCTGCCTACGTGAAAGGGGATTCAAAATCAGATGCTTCAATTTCTCAAGCACCCTGAGTCTCTGACTTGTTAACATGAATCAATATTGAAAAGGATTTAGAAAAGTTGGTTATTGAGAACTAGAGATAAGGATTCCTCCCAAAGAAGAGAATATATCAAAGTATTGATGTTGAATGTTGTTCATATGACCTTTTAATTATGTTCTGTTTGAAGAAATGTCTATTGGTAAGAACCTTTATTTATCTATCAAGCTTAAGTTTGATGAGGGGCTATTCAGATTGGCTTGGCCATGTTCAGACAATGAGGTACCACAAAATGAAGTTTGGGACATGGATCCAATAAATCTGTGGGCATTCTAAAATGTTCTTGTGGTGGCTAAGTACTCCATTTTATCCAcaattttttgcttctttgAATAATTCGAAAGTTAGAATTAGATCAGAGAGATGACTTTTAAATTGCTGACATTTCAAAGGTTGCAAGGTAATAACTAACCTTTAATGATTGTACAGAACTATCTGTTATCTGGGTGGAATAGTCTTGTGAAAGTGCAACATTCAGTGCTACAAAAGAAACTAAAGCTTCAGAAGGAAAAGCTTGAGATCAAGATGGACTTTATACTTCAATCTCAAGTTAGTGCCGGCTAGACCATCTTTAATCATCCTTACTAAAATGTTTACATAATTATGCCGTTGGAAAAACTATGCTATCTGATCTGGTGATCATACCACTATTTGTAGATGAAGGCATTGGAATCTTGGGCGGATGTGGAAAGGCAACATCTAGCATCTATTTCCATGACTAAAGAATGTTTGCATTCTGTTGTCAGCAAAGTGCCCCTTATAGAAGGAGCAAAGGTAGACAAAGAACTTTCAGCGgttgtttttagttgttgattagttatacaaaaacatgttgaGTGACAAAAACTAGGTATGTAGGTTGACGCACAATCAGCTTCAATGGCACTTCGACATGCATCAGATCTCACTGTTTCGATCAAGTCAATGCTATCTGCTTTCTCACCAGCggtatgaaaatttcaaatatgTTAGTATTCTCTGTAATGTTTAAAATGGCCCTTACCTTGAGATGTTATCTCAGACTGAGAAGACCGTGTCATTGCTTTCGGAATTAGCAGAGGTGGTTGCACAAGAAAAGCTACTAATAGAGGAGTGCCTCGAACTTTTCAGGATGATATCTATCTTAGAGGTAAAATTGACTAGTTAATAATATGTAGTTCTACATTGATACATGAATTGGATATAGAATGATATCGCAACATCAATCTAATTATGTTTAAGCCCCCAATTTGCATGGCATCTCTTTCAAGCATTAAACCTAAAAAGActtatatttgtttaaatgTTAAATCTCACAACATTTGCTGCTACCACTGAGTGTAGATGTTTAAATTAGAAGTCTAATATAAATGGTCACACATATATGTGAAGATTGCATAACCTTTGCGCAGATAACTATATATCTTGTTGTTGACTGTATGTTGTTTAGAAATCGAATTTGGTTTTCATGTGATTTCTAATCTGGCAGACTCAAGAGAAGAGCTTAATGTGCTATGTTATTCAACTAAATTCACGGCAAAGGCAGATGCAGCAGCAGCAACAAGTGCAACAAGAAATCCTTCAATGACTTCTTCATTCATCTAAAagtagaaaaaggaaaaaaaaaaacattacgAGTACTAAAAAGAAGTTTCTGGTGATTGTTTTCCACTATGGCAACAACATCACCGGCCGGATGAAATGTTGCAATATCTGGTTGTTTAAAATCTGAGGCCTGATTTTCTTGCAGATGTCATGTAAATCTGATCACATGCGCCTAAAATGATGGAAGAAAACTCCAATATTTTACTATGATTTCATGTTCCTTCAGGGGATACTACTCTCCTGATAATGACGCACGTATATGTTTTTCACTCACTAATAATTGTTCAAGGGGGAGGCTGTTTTGCTTTCTACCAATGAAGTTATCATGACAAAGATATTGTACGCACGCTTCTGTCGAGCTGGGAAGAAAAGGAATGACTAGATAAACTTTTTGGGAAATTGCCCTACATGTTTCTTttatccttttattttttattactttttggTCGAAACATGTTCGGTGTTGGAGGCCACAACTTTGGCATTGCCAACAAAGAATGAATACACCAAACATACGGCCAATGCCACACAATTTGAGCACTCTCATGGTCAAATATCATCTTAGAATtggaataaaattttcatttatatagTTGCTAGCCTGTTAATTAATGTGGACACATTAATTATCATCAGGAAGAACGCAAGACAAAGTAAGAATGTAATCTGAAATGTATTCCAGCAAGGACAAGTTGCCATTTGGCATGTTATCTCCTATATTAACGATACTCTCcatgttaaactttttttcttttttggcctTTCCAGTCCATGTTGGTTTGCAGATTTGGTTGGTAACAAACTGACAATTAGATAATCTACATGCAAGCCTCTAACTAAATCCAGTCCTCAAATAAGTCCTATCTACTAAACATGAACCTTAGTGTGCTTAATTTCCTAGATGAGGCCCTGCTCTCGTCGCCCTTTCCTCCAAATTTCATGGGGAAGAAGCCCATAACGCGTTAGAACCTGGCTACAGCAGGAGCAGAAGGAGGAGGAAACATTATCGAAACAAAAGCCCCTCTGAAGAAGTAAAGACCTGTTTGAGACTATAGAGAAGGACATTGACTCCATCAAGGCTGCAGAAATGAATGATCTCTTTTCTAGTTCATTCAAAAAATACTCGGACCTCAAGCAACAAGCCTACTCGGATAACTTAGAGGCTGCTGGGGAGGCTTGGAAAGAGACAGTGAACCTTGACAAGTTCTTTGAAGATGTAGACAATGTCAAGGATGATACGAGAGTGGTTAAGCAGCTCTACAAGAGGTTGCAAGAATCAAATGAAGAGACCAAAACTGCTCAGAATGCTAAAGCCATGAAAGATCTTCGAGCTCGAATGGACTCTGATGTTGAGCAGGTCTTGAAACGGGTCAAAGTCATTAAGGGGAAACTTGAAGCACTTGAAAGATCAAATGCCGCTCATCAGAAACTTCCAGGGTGCGGTCCAGGATCATCTGCTTATCGAACCAGGACATCTGTAGTTAGTGGCTTAGGCAACACACTAAAGGATATGGCGAGGAACTGAGCAGCTTGAGGTAGCTAAGGAATATCAGAAAAACTCAAGGAAATGGGGCTGCTTTGCTATTGTTCTTGGCGTCTTTCTCGTTGTTGTTATCTTATTTCCGGTTTTATCATCAGACATAATTAAGAACACATAGAGTTACGAAATGCTTGTCCCGAATTGGATTCAGTCTTTCTTGAAGAAGCGAAAGGCAGGAGCGCACTTTTCCAATTATTTGGCTGCAGTTGTTTTATGTGCAGTTTCtttccttgattttcttctttaacaTCCAGTGTTTTTCAAGTTATCTTATTGCCATGGGTGAAAATATATTCTGCATAGTTTCATAACATGGACACAGACAGAATTAAGATTAGTCATTTTAGTCATGTggtttcttcttcctttcagGAAtcgtgggttttttttttttctactgtCGGATCATGATTAATTAGAAACTTAAATGTCTCGCTTCTTTACGTTTTGAGTACTTAGTTAATTGTTTATTTCCCTCGCTCTTGTGATTTGAGTAATTGTCATGTTGCTGTATATGCATAGGCAACTCCAGATTGAACCTTTACCAGGAAGCCAGAACTGCTTTAGGCTCCGTTTGATACAACTATGCTAGAGAGAGGAGAAGGCAAATGTAAAATGTCTTAAACTCTTCTTGGGTGTAAGATATTTTTCcaataatcaattttaattttctcttttggtttataaaatattttatattcataaatattattttcctttcaaaCAGAAAAAGGGTTAATGAGTGAAATCtttataatgttttttttatcctACCAATTGAATTAAATACGTAAGAAAAACAGAATTAGAAGTATATGTAATTTGAATTAAGTTCCAAAACAACATTCAATAGAATGCAACacttacaaataaaaataaaatacatttcatttgttaaaaaaattcaaaattttaatttccagttctagaataaaataattttttacttttgcaTCTCACTACATTTTATGCATTTTATACGACAGTAAATTAAAACCCTCAATTTATTGGCCAAAACAAATACTAAAAATCTCCAAGTAATTGgaaacataaacaaaaaaaaatgttaacgCACCGTTTTTGGTGTTTCACCAGTCTCAACCGGGAATACGATCCAAACGGTGTCGTTTGGTATTCCATTTCTCCAAACAACAGCCGATTTCCTCTTAGCCTTCCACTCCCGGTTCCATTGTAATTTGCAAACCATCATCGATTCCCTTTCGCTCCCTCCCTCTCTAACCCTAGACACAGACAAGGGAAAAAAGCAACGACCCAGATGGCTACTTTGGCAGCGATTGCAGCTCGTAGAGCAGCGACTCTAGCTCGAACACCGGCTCCTTCTCAAGCCGCTTCCCTCATTCCTCGCCGTGGTCTGGCCGGCGCCGCAGGTATTCTCCATCTAcctattttcatatttttattttaaatttatatttatcttcaataaatgtgaaatttttCTGCCAATAACTTCAATGTTAATCTCATTTAACCTTACATCATATTTGTAACTAAATGATCTAAGAAGTTAAGATCATATTTTTACAGAACATTTCTTGAACTGTTCTGGTTTTTTTTGCAGATCACCACGGACCTCCAAAGCTTAATTTTTGGCAAGACCCAATGAGCCCATCTAAATGGAAAGAAGAGCATGTCAGTTTGTTTCTTTCGTGCTTTCTATTTCAGTTTTGCCCTTCATTTTCTTACCTTAGTTctaggtttttcttttcctgttCTTTTACTTTGAAGATTGGGAAATTGGGTTAGATTTAATATAGCTAATTTAAGCCCTCTCCTTGCGGAATGTGGCATTTCATTCAtttcaagttaaaattttgttgaatttgagCAGTAATTACATCACAGCATATAATCTGATGTTCTTAATCGTTATAGTTTGCAAGTTTATAGGCGCTGTTTTTGAATCAGTATAATGCATATTGGTGAGAAAACATATGGAGCGGAAAGTAGAGAAGACATAAATGTGGAAACTGTCTCGacttatttttatgtttttgcaGTTTGTGATTGTCTCTTTATCTGGTTGGGGTCTGCTTATCTTTAGTGGATACAAGTTCTTCACTGGAGGCAAAGGCAAGAAGGAAGAGGTAATTTCTaatgaacttttcttatcatcATATAGGGAGAGTTCTGTGATTCATGATGTGATCTCCATTATGGAATGGCTGTCTGGAATGTCTATCGCAAATATTGGCTAAGGTTGATGTGTGTTGTGATTTCTATACTGAGTCAGACATAAGCAATTCATATGGAGATATTTCAACCTCAGATTACTATGTTCTTTCatatttacaattttaaaCTGCCTAAAATTATTTCATGATAAAATTTTGCAAGTTTAAATAGGTTATGGTCATTCTATCACATTAATTCTTGGTTCACTCAATCACTTTGATTAGCATATATGAGATTGTGTGCATGTTTCGGGTTCAAATGCAGTTAATGTTCTCCATTGATATTCCATTTCTTGATGGGCTTGTGGATGAACCTATGTTATCAAGCATATAATGAGTTGTTAGTGGAATGTGTGTGCATAGCAATTTGTAAAAGCAGGCTGAAATTTCTACGCATGCATGCAGATGTTATGTTTTTGTTGTATATGTATTCTGGCTTCTCCCCTCAGTTTAGTATCTGTTTTGTTGCAGAACTTGGCGGAAGCAGCACAATGATGAGGTTGGAGCTTTTATTTGTTCAGAATATTCCCAATAATAATGTGTTTGGCTGGAACGTTCATGTTCTTGGATGTGTTTATGTTGGCAAATTATTCTGTTTTCTtgttcatcatttctttttctctcagAGAATGATGAGTTACTAAACTTGGAGGTCAGTTCTTAATCAGTGAACAAACAGGCTATTTTATTGGCTTGTCCTTTCTTTAATGGGATGTAACCATTTTTAAGATCCAAACTCTATTGA containing:
- the LOC18608637 gene encoding probable galacturonosyltransferase 10, whose translation is MRRRGVDFRRPVRRRLSNVVWWTLCGIVVLVFIVILSKENQIESRPTISRRPYRHDRIMEGLNITDEMLSPNSVTRQLSDQISLAKAFVVIAKESNNLQFAWELSAQIRNSQALLSNAATRRTPLTVPESETAIRDMALLLYQAQQLHYDSATMIMRLKAKIQALEEQMSSVSEKSSKYGQIAAEEVPKSLYCLGVRMTTEWFGNPNLQRKLRERKHLEAKLKDNSMYHFCVFSDNILASSVVVNSTALNSKNPDKVVFHLVTDEINYAAMKAWFTMNSFQGVTVEVQKFEDFKWLNASYVPVLKQLQDSETQSYYFSGHNDDGRTPIKFRNPKYLSMLNHLRFYIPEVFPALKKVVFLDDDIVVQKDLSGLFSIDLNGNVNGAVETCMETFHRYHKYLNYSHPLIRAHFDPDACGWAFGMNVFDLVEWRKRNVTGIYHYWQERNVDRTLWKLGTLPPGLLTFYGLTEALDPSWHVLGLGYTNVDSLLIEKGAVLHFNGNSKPWLKIGIEKYKPLWEKYVDYSHPLLQQCNFH
- the LOC18608638 gene encoding QWRF motif-containing protein 3: MKSDDERAVAQHSLKPRRSKSREVCSRFLSPTSTPPHDSGLGSPNKALSPRRRKSTSIDTRKHRSLEEPSGLLRGLWPSSTPSTSSTSNGKLDTLADHLGNERLNDFLERKSHEQRTNNGSFSLSRQRSHTEFSRFVENEKQSAKENHRPSLGLGGSMRYTAKLGFPKKPSSSSTSSSSSPNILPGRFSVDENVLYKRSSSSSQKKSDFWTNDNFVLDSESEFSDQCSASNNNSPAITKTNSSLSSRKCGIDVSSKYLQEVPTRNRPRGTTSDSNILNPVSADSSPKVNKKFTIKNAIRRANSLTGHGTATSQWALSPGRSGSPPMSVENKVVKPMSFSSLKPPTSPSRNRGVEKLLNLGLMDLFKSKKSSALQVGSGDVESVHQLRLIHNRLMQWRYANARADAVNKNTSNQVENYLLSGWNSLVKVQHSVLQKKLKLQKEKLEIKMDFILQSQMKALESWADVERQHLASISMTKECLHSVVSKVPLIEGAKVDAQSASMALRHASDLTVSIKSMLSAFSPATEKTVSLLSELAEVVAQEKLLIEECLELFRMISILETQEKSLMCYVIQLNSRQRQMQQQQQVQQEILQ
- the LOC18608640 gene encoding uncharacterized protein LOC18608640 — translated: MATLAAIAARRAATLARTPAPSQAASLIPRRGLAGAADHHGPPKLNFWQDPMSPSKWKEEHFVIVSLSGWGLLIFSGYKFFTGGKGKKEENLAEAAQ